One Psychrobacillus glaciei genomic region harbors:
- a CDS encoding phage holin family protein yields the protein MPLFEFMYGTGGAVMYTMTALAFFLVMDWIAGIRAAKKDGTYASKYGIDGVFRSFFILLLPSGGHLLDKVLNAPGDLFGLLAFGVLYHIIQSMTAKSIRAGWGEWVPEGILNKITDWVQAELEAKIARSQQRKDGLK from the coding sequence ATGCCTTTGTTTGAATTTATGTACGGAACAGGAGGAGCAGTCATGTACACAATGACGGCTCTTGCTTTTTTCCTAGTAATGGACTGGATTGCTGGTATAAGAGCTGCAAAGAAAGATGGAACGTATGCCAGTAAGTATGGTATTGATGGAGTGTTTCGTTCATTCTTTATTTTGTTACTTCCGTCTGGTGGGCATCTTTTGGACAAAGTTTTGAATGCTCCTGGTGATTTGTTTGGATTGCTAGCGTTTGGAGTGCTATATCACATTATCCAGTCCATGACGGCAAAGTCAATCAGAGCAGGTTGGGGAGAATGGGTTCCAGAAGGTATTTTAAATAAAATTACCGATTGGGTACAGGCAGAATTAGAAGCAAAAATAGCACGATCACAACAGAGAAAGGATGGGTTGAAATAA
- a CDS encoding N-acetylmuramoyl-L-alanine amidase, whose amino-acid sequence MDRNKALELIPLDEVAFHANERKEGPLIPSLKATAPYYPRGNANLISIGIETCVEKDGTIHPDTIARTVLVVQMLQQKFGKQPIYRH is encoded by the coding sequence GTGGATCGAAACAAAGCATTAGAATTAATCCCATTGGATGAAGTTGCTTTCCACGCGAACGAAAGAAAGGAAGGTCCATTAATTCCTTCACTTAAAGCAACAGCTCCTTATTATCCTAGAGGAAATGCAAATTTAATCTCCATCGGTATTGAAACGTGTGTAGAAAAGGATGGAACGATTCATCCAGATACTATTGCAAGAACAGTTTTGGTAGTACAAATGCTGCAACAGAAATTTGGAAAGCAACCAATCTATCGACATTAA